A part of Paenibacillus sp. sptzw28 genomic DNA contains:
- a CDS encoding DNA modification system-associated small protein — protein sequence MSSLINEEDELLEEICRKYNVEPQYLKELFRIEKEYADKNMSKRRGLFDRISDLVMDWVEQEEERRNII from the coding sequence ATGTCATCGTTGATTAACGAAGAAGATGAACTCTTAGAAGAAATATGTAGAAAATATAATGTTGAGCCTCAATATTTAAAAGAGCTGTTTCGAATCGAAAAGGAATATGCGGATAAAAATATGTCTAAAAGAAGAGGTTTGTTTGATCGGATTTCCGATTTAGTAATGGATTGGGTGGAGCAAGAGGAAGAGAGGCGTAACATCATATGA
- the istB gene encoding IS21-like element helper ATPase IstB produces MMVVTERLQEAFEHLGWSRIPEILHQHAEEAAAQNRTYLDFLDGLLQEELSAKHDRFIRMKTRMAHLPYHKTLDQFDFGFQPSVEERRIRDLATLRFVEHQENLVFLGPPGVGKTHLAVALALEAIKRRYTVYFTTAHDLVQTLQQAHLNNTITQKMRALTKPNLLIIDEIGYRKMDETAAHFFFQIIAERYESGSIILTSNKSYGAWGEIFGDSVLATAILDRLLHHSTTINIKGESYRIKEKKKAGFFRPDTENEKTD; encoded by the coding sequence ATGATGGTCGTAACCGAACGCTTGCAGGAGGCTTTCGAGCATCTTGGATGGAGCCGAATTCCGGAAATATTGCATCAGCATGCCGAGGAGGCTGCCGCCCAGAACCGAACGTATCTGGATTTTCTCGACGGGCTACTGCAGGAGGAGCTCTCCGCCAAGCATGACCGCTTTATTCGCATGAAAACCCGGATGGCTCACTTACCGTACCACAAAACGCTTGATCAGTTCGACTTCGGTTTCCAACCGTCGGTTGAGGAACGACGTATCCGGGATCTAGCGACGCTCCGTTTTGTGGAGCACCAAGAAAACCTTGTCTTTTTAGGACCGCCCGGTGTAGGGAAAACACATTTAGCCGTGGCACTTGCACTGGAGGCCATTAAACGGCGATACACGGTGTATTTCACGACCGCGCACGATCTAGTGCAAACCCTCCAGCAAGCACATCTGAACAACACGATTACGCAAAAAATGAGGGCTTTGACCAAGCCAAACTTACTGATCATCGACGAGATCGGCTATCGCAAGATGGACGAAACGGCAGCGCACTTTTTCTTTCAGATCATTGCCGAGCGCTACGAGTCCGGATCCATTATTCTCACCTCCAACAAGTCCTACGGTGCCTGGGGAGAGATTTTCGGCGACTCCGTTTTAGCCACAGCGATTCTCGATCGCCTGCTCCACCACTCCACCACCATTAACATCAAGGGGGAGAGCTACCGCATTAAAGAAAAGAAAAAGGCAGGCTTCTTTCGACCCGATACGGAAAATGAAAAAACAGATTGA
- the dndD gene encoding DNA sulfur modification protein DndD, producing the protein MIFNYISFENYRPYYGVQKLDLHKKQEGFIAYKQNITLVGGLNGAGKTSLINAFFICFYGRRKFSKEEYEIIKNESINRRYYREGGRESKIQLSFTDRVGTYLIEITFLEDNKHDINETRKIYVVSGEELREVTAADEEFNEFIDQRIPIDVAPFFIFDAEKIRDLVGEQDTKETIKAIQKIVSLELYNQLFDDLSSIRYKDEMALSKTVKDEEIQKLSSELQNCATELELLKSEEKPDEKKIEYLNEDKVYLNQRRRLKLANSSETKSQVNRKIGELENELKLIFTTLERFGRNSLPNLIASPVVRKLQQRIKKEQNYISSMSKSTAMFAPYDRFISQVLSVTIAPPLNDQQKEQIKEKGKEVWAKINQVQEVKIEPLNVLHANDLSQNELQTILNWNLTSNVDVKGLISKRIKIQAELQKLLDQLNDAPDVIDTKEEDEKLAKISEELGALYVARKARSESIRKLQDRHHQLLNDMTRKRQAKSEMGPVEQKMEIMTRLIGATKEFIDRVTVLKAKQLKEEIETILLKLFRKKDLHRVEFDSNEFTLKIYDEFDRQVDLTSRSEGEKQLIALSMIWALTKVSGTNFPFVIDTPLARLDSIHRANLVNRFFTNLSDQVIILTTDTEITKDFVEEIEPFVQKSYILQYDDEENATKVTEGYFTFE; encoded by the coding sequence ATGATTTTTAATTATATTTCCTTTGAAAATTATCGACCTTACTACGGAGTTCAGAAATTAGATTTACATAAGAAACAAGAAGGTTTTATTGCTTATAAACAAAATATTACTCTTGTTGGCGGCTTAAATGGTGCAGGTAAAACCTCACTAATTAATGCTTTTTTTATTTGTTTTTATGGGAGACGAAAATTCAGTAAAGAAGAGTATGAAATTATTAAAAATGAATCGATAAACAGACGGTATTATAGAGAAGGCGGAAGGGAAAGTAAGATCCAACTCTCATTTACAGACCGCGTCGGAACATATCTCATCGAAATTACTTTCTTAGAAGACAATAAACATGATATCAATGAAACTAGAAAAATATATGTAGTTTCAGGAGAAGAACTTAGGGAAGTAACGGCTGCGGATGAGGAATTTAATGAGTTCATCGATCAACGGATTCCAATCGATGTGGCTCCGTTTTTTATTTTTGACGCTGAAAAAATAAGGGACCTAGTTGGAGAGCAGGATACCAAAGAAACTATTAAAGCCATTCAAAAAATCGTTTCTTTGGAGCTTTACAATCAACTTTTCGATGATTTGTCCAGCATACGTTATAAGGATGAAATGGCACTCTCCAAAACCGTTAAAGATGAAGAGATTCAAAAGCTCTCGAGTGAATTGCAAAATTGTGCGACGGAATTAGAGTTGTTAAAATCAGAAGAAAAACCAGATGAAAAAAAGATTGAATACTTGAATGAAGATAAAGTGTATTTGAACCAAAGAAGAAGACTTAAACTCGCTAACAGTAGTGAAACAAAGAGTCAAGTTAATCGCAAAATAGGTGAATTGGAAAATGAGCTTAAACTAATTTTTACTACTTTGGAACGCTTCGGACGGAACTCGCTCCCCAACTTAATCGCGTCACCAGTTGTACGAAAGCTCCAGCAACGAATAAAAAAAGAACAGAACTATATTTCGAGTATGAGCAAAAGTACCGCAATGTTTGCTCCATATGACAGGTTTATAAGTCAGGTACTATCGGTAACAATCGCCCCCCCGCTAAATGACCAACAAAAAGAGCAGATAAAAGAAAAAGGTAAGGAAGTTTGGGCGAAAATTAATCAAGTTCAGGAAGTGAAAATTGAGCCATTAAATGTGTTACACGCAAATGATTTATCCCAAAATGAGTTGCAGACCATATTAAATTGGAACCTGACGAGTAATGTAGATGTAAAAGGTTTGATAAGCAAACGTATAAAAATTCAAGCTGAGCTCCAAAAACTACTTGACCAATTAAATGATGCACCAGATGTAATTGATACAAAAGAAGAAGATGAAAAGCTAGCAAAGATATCTGAAGAACTCGGAGCTCTTTATGTCGCTAGAAAGGCAAGAAGCGAATCAATCCGAAAGCTCCAGGATCGTCATCATCAACTTTTGAACGATATGACAAGAAAACGGCAGGCTAAGAGTGAAATGGGACCAGTTGAGCAGAAAATGGAGATTATGACACGCCTCATTGGTGCAACAAAAGAATTCATCGATCGGGTAACGGTGTTAAAAGCTAAGCAACTAAAAGAAGAAATCGAGACAATTTTGTTAAAGTTGTTTAGAAAAAAAGATTTGCACCGAGTCGAATTTGACTCAAATGAATTTACTCTTAAAATTTACGATGAATTCGACCGTCAAGTCGATTTGACGTCTCGATCGGAAGGCGAGAAACAACTTATTGCACTTTCGATGATTTGGGCGCTAACGAAAGTTTCAGGTACAAACTTCCCGTTTGTAATTGATACGCCTCTGGCCCGATTGGATAGCATTCACAGAGCTAATTTAGTGAATCGGTTCTTTACAAACTTAAGTGACCAGGTCATCATACTAACGACTGATACAGAAATAACCAAGGATTTCGTTGAAGAAATTGAACCGTTTGTACAGAAATCATACATTTTGCAATATGACGATGAAGAAAACGCAACAAAGGTGACCGAAGGATATTTTACTTTTGAATAG
- a CDS encoding IS630 family transposase (programmed frameshift), translating to MNENSVSPQQEAVTAEIEHVKGAMKATKDKRMFERYQTIYLHLTGRSYDEIAEIVGLTSVTIRTYVIAFRAMGLDGLVLKHSPGRPSWLTEEQELEVTYVLVEKTPSDVGFPADMNWTAPLLRDWIERTFDVNYSNRGARNLLRQLGFSYTKPTYTLAKVDPAKQAAFKEAFEAVKKLQQREIDRILFEDESMIRDYQAIANTWFPKGHQRKIKTYGKHHGVKLLGVLDYASGEVFCVEEEHYDAHVFLSFLKRIVARFPGERLVIILDNARIHHAKLIQPFLQAHAESLQLMFLPPYSPDLNPIEGLWGWLKKSVIYNVFYASLAEIRSAVQTFISEISKDHSRIVSRLCNRI from the exons ATGAACGAAAATTCCGTATCCCCACAACAGGAAGCAGTAACTGCAGAGATTGAACATGTAAAAGGCGCGATGAAAGCGACTAAAGATAAACGCATGTTTGAACGATACCAGACGATTTATCTTCACTTAACTGGACGGTCCTACGATGAGATTGCCGAGATTGTAGGCTTAACATCGGTGACCATTCGTACTTATGTAATAGCATTCCGGGCCATGGGTTTGGATGGACTTGTTCTTAAACACTCACCAGGTCGACCGTCATGGCTTACCGAAGAACAGGAACTGGAAGTTACTTATGTACTCGTCGAGAAGACGCCCTCAGATGTTGGTTTTCCGGCAGATATGAACTGGACAGCTCCATTACTGCGTGACTGGATCGAACGGACGTTTGATGTGAACTACTCAAATCGCGGTGCTCGCAATCTGTTACGGCAGCTGGGATTCAGTTATACGAAACCGACCTATACATTGGCCAAAGTTGATCCGGCTAAACAAGCTGCTTTTAAAGAAGCATTCGAGGCTGTA AAAAAATTGCAACAACGCGAAATTGATCGAATTCTGTTTGAAGATGAATCCATGATCCGTGATTACCAAGCCATAGCCAATACCTGGTTTCCCAAAGGACATCAACGAAAGATTAAAACTTATGGTAAGCACCATGGCGTCAAGCTGCTTGGCGTACTCGATTATGCCAGCGGTGAAGTATTTTGTGTCGAAGAAGAACACTATGATGCTCACGTTTTTCTATCGTTTTTAAAGCGAATTGTTGCCCGATTCCCAGGTGAAAGACTCGTCATCATTCTGGATAATGCCCGCATCCATCACGCAAAACTGATTCAACCCTTTTTACAAGCTCACGCCGAATCTCTCCAGTTGATGTTTCTTCCACCGTACAGTCCCGATCTCAATCCCATTGAAGGATTATGGGGATGGCTGAAAAAATCTGTCATATACAATGTCTTCTATGCCAGTTTGGCTGAAATTCGAAGTGCAGTTCAAACGTTCATCTCAGAGATCAGCAAAGATCATTCTCGAATCGTTTCTCGACTTTGCAACCGAATTTAA
- a CDS encoding cellulase family glycosylhydrolase, which yields MHTKKKYLSLMLAAAMLCSLFSFTTSSSAATPMQSYVSAMQPGWNLGNTLDATGADETSWGNPVVTQAFIQQIAAQGFKSIRIPVTWIQHTGSAPSYTVDPAWMSRVQQIVDWSLQAGLYVMINLHHDSWQWVNTMPTNHDAVLAQYKAVWTQIANRFKDHSSKLMFESINEPYFDGVDAATQMSLLDELNTVFHQVVRGTGGGNATRPLVLPTLYCNAEQIRVDSLNSTVTKLNDPNLITTIHYYGLWHFSVNIAGYTKFDQRSIDDIVTQIDGVYNTFVSKGIPVIIGEYGLLGWDSGEGVPQHGEMLKFIEYFTQYAQSKGVTHMLWDNGSRFNRMTNQWRDPDLYNVIMQSLTGRSSTADTDLIFLKSGSAVQDAVLGLNLNGNSFVSLKDGSNTLVSGTDYTLSGSVLTVKASALAKYASGSFGEKTVLTANFNSGPAWKIQVRYSNTPVQSKASGTTGGGLVIPTSFNGDQLATMEAVYASGGNAGPNNWTSYKEFNYTFTPDYANNTITIKPKFFAETTGGTINLTFHFWSGQIVKYQMAVKGGRVTGLPQ from the coding sequence ATGCACACGAAAAAAAAGTATCTGTCGCTGATGTTAGCCGCCGCCATGCTGTGTTCATTGTTTTCGTTCACGACCTCATCTTCCGCCGCAACTCCCATGCAGTCTTATGTTAGCGCGATGCAGCCCGGATGGAACCTGGGCAATACGCTTGACGCGACGGGCGCCGACGAAACTTCATGGGGCAACCCGGTAGTCACACAGGCTTTTATACAGCAGATTGCCGCTCAAGGCTTTAAAAGCATTCGAATTCCGGTGACCTGGATACAGCATACGGGCTCTGCGCCGAGCTATACAGTCGATCCGGCATGGATGAGCAGGGTACAGCAAATTGTGGACTGGTCGCTGCAAGCCGGTCTTTATGTCATGATCAACCTGCACCACGACTCGTGGCAATGGGTCAATACGATGCCCACGAATCACGACGCCGTTCTTGCCCAATATAAGGCGGTATGGACGCAGATCGCCAATCGGTTCAAGGACCACTCCAGCAAGCTTATGTTCGAGAGCATTAACGAACCGTACTTTGACGGTGTGGACGCAGCGACTCAAATGTCGTTGCTCGATGAATTGAATACGGTCTTCCACCAGGTCGTAAGGGGTACCGGCGGAGGGAACGCCACTCGTCCGCTCGTGCTGCCGACGTTATACTGCAATGCCGAGCAAATACGTGTGGATTCGCTGAACAGCACGGTCACGAAACTGAACGATCCGAATCTGATTACGACGATCCATTATTACGGCTTGTGGCACTTCAGCGTGAATATCGCCGGTTACACGAAGTTCGATCAAAGATCGATTGACGACATCGTGACGCAGATTGATGGCGTGTATAACACGTTTGTCTCGAAGGGGATTCCCGTCATCATCGGCGAATACGGACTGCTCGGCTGGGATTCCGGTGAAGGTGTGCCCCAGCATGGCGAGATGCTGAAGTTTATCGAGTATTTTACGCAGTATGCCCAATCGAAGGGCGTTACTCATATGCTGTGGGACAACGGGTCGCGTTTCAACCGCATGACCAATCAGTGGCGCGATCCGGACCTTTACAATGTCATCATGCAAAGCTTGACCGGCCGTTCGTCCACCGCGGATACCGATTTGATCTTCCTGAAGAGCGGCTCAGCAGTCCAGGATGCCGTGCTGGGCTTGAACCTGAACGGCAACAGCTTCGTCTCGCTCAAGGACGGCTCCAACACGTTGGTTTCCGGTACGGACTACACGCTAAGCGGCAGCGTACTGACCGTCAAAGCGAGTGCGCTTGCCAAGTACGCTTCGGGCTCATTCGGCGAGAAGACGGTATTGACGGCGAATTTCAATTCCGGGCCTGCATGGAAAATCCAAGTGCGTTACAGCAATACGCCGGTGCAGTCGAAAGCTTCGGGCACAACCGGGGGCGGGCTGGTGATTCCGACATCCTTTAACGGCGATCAGCTTGCCACGATGGAAGCCGTATACGCAAGCGGCGGCAACGCCGGTCCGAATAACTGGACTTCCTACAAAGAGTTCAACTATACATTCACCCCCGATTATGCGAATAACACGATCACGATTAAGCCGAAATTCTTCGCTGAAACGACCGGCGGCACAATCAACCTCACGTTCCATTTCTGGAGCGGTCAAATTGTGAAATACCAGATGGCAGTGAAGGGTGGCCGCGTCACCGGCTTACCCCAATAG
- a CDS encoding DGQHR domain-containing protein, with the protein MSGQVVIKCVEVQQPIGLFYIGAINADDLVAISFSDTRRIEVENEIERYLGIQRPISPTRIKELGGYVNTVDASFPTSIILSISSEDVIFHKDTSTLEINNKPHTAKIIDGQHRIAGLKHFVGNGDQFQANVTIFIDMDIEDQAMVFTTINLKQEKVSKSLGYDLFEYASARSPQKTSHNIAKLLNYQKKSPFYGKIKILGKATQNGEQTLNQATFVEALISYISKEPIRDRDLLKRGKKISPATKDEITDLIFRNMFIAKEDASIAIIIDNYFTAISKKWPHAWNSSERGYILNKTIGFTSFMKILKPIFISKNKLGQVISVEDFEKTLEPIYMSDDDFVTENFAGTKGITKLTQRLLIDLGLDM; encoded by the coding sequence ATGAGCGGACAGGTCGTAATAAAATGTGTTGAGGTACAGCAACCAATAGGATTATTTTACATAGGAGCAATAAACGCTGATGATTTAGTAGCAATTTCTTTTTCTGATACTCGAAGAATTGAGGTGGAGAATGAAATAGAACGATATCTAGGGATTCAACGTCCAATCTCACCGACAAGGATTAAAGAGTTGGGTGGTTATGTAAATACTGTTGATGCTTCATTTCCAACAAGTATTATCTTGTCGATATCTTCTGAAGATGTGATTTTTCATAAAGATACATCAACTTTAGAAATCAACAACAAACCACATACCGCAAAAATAATTGATGGTCAACATAGAATAGCAGGATTAAAACATTTTGTGGGAAATGGAGACCAATTTCAGGCAAACGTAACAATTTTTATTGATATGGATATTGAAGATCAGGCAATGGTGTTTACAACTATAAATTTAAAACAGGAAAAAGTCAGTAAATCCTTAGGATATGATCTTTTCGAGTATGCGAGCGCTAGAAGCCCGCAAAAAACATCACACAATATTGCGAAATTGTTGAATTATCAAAAAAAGAGTCCTTTTTATGGGAAGATTAAAATATTAGGAAAAGCAACACAAAACGGAGAACAGACGTTAAACCAAGCAACTTTTGTAGAAGCGCTTATCAGTTATATTTCAAAGGAGCCAATTCGGGATCGGGATCTTCTTAAGAGAGGAAAGAAGATATCCCCAGCAACAAAAGATGAAATAACTGATTTAATATTTAGAAATATGTTCATTGCTAAAGAAGATGCTAGTATTGCGATAATTATTGATAATTATTTTACGGCCATTTCAAAAAAATGGCCGCATGCCTGGAATTCTTCTGAGAGAGGTTACATTTTAAATAAAACGATTGGATTTACTTCGTTTATGAAGATTCTAAAACCAATCTTTATTTCAAAAAACAAACTTGGTCAGGTGATTAGTGTCGAAGATTTTGAAAAAACTCTTGAACCGATATATATGTCTGACGATGATTTTGTTACTGAAAACTTTGCTGGCACTAAAGGAATCACGAAGCTGACACAACGACTCCTAATAGATCTAGGTCTCGATATGTAG
- the istA gene encoding IS21 family transposase, with amino-acid sequence MIKNGEFYVIQHMRQKGMNKTQIAEELGRDRKTIDKWLREEGPKSYQRQKPKSSILAPYQDYIHSRMEEGCLNAAVLFDEIKAKGYPGQIRLLRTFMEPLRPAVLAKATERFETPAGKQAQVDWGHFKVEWNGEAKRLYAFVMVLGYSRMMYLEYTEDEKLDTLMGCHVRAMQYFGGRTETVLYDNMKTVVTGADEQGHPLWNERFARFAAHHGFLLRRCAPYRPRTKGKVENGVGYVRKNFWPRVRTFTGLADLNSKARLWLDTVANVRIHGTTHEAPQQRLLHEGLKTFNLVPFDQAERYPRKVAADALISYGANRYSVPWRYVGQVVEVQDERNGRIRIFVQDKLIAEHDKAAGHREVIFDKKHTEGIRAAGGKPAQLPMPRLMQQALPDVVQRNLSVYEQFLDEAVMQ; translated from the coding sequence ATGATCAAGAATGGGGAGTTTTACGTGATCCAGCACATGCGGCAAAAAGGTATGAATAAGACGCAAATTGCCGAGGAACTCGGCCGAGACCGGAAGACCATTGACAAGTGGCTTCGTGAAGAAGGGCCCAAATCCTATCAACGCCAAAAACCGAAATCGAGCATCTTGGCGCCGTATCAAGACTATATCCATTCCCGGATGGAAGAAGGCTGCCTGAATGCGGCCGTGTTGTTCGACGAAATCAAAGCCAAAGGATACCCAGGGCAGATCCGGTTGCTGCGCACCTTTATGGAACCTCTAAGGCCTGCGGTACTGGCCAAAGCGACTGAACGTTTCGAGACGCCGGCTGGTAAACAGGCGCAGGTCGACTGGGGTCATTTCAAAGTCGAGTGGAACGGTGAAGCTAAGCGGCTGTATGCTTTCGTCATGGTGCTCGGCTACTCCCGGATGATGTATCTGGAGTATACGGAAGATGAAAAACTGGATACCCTAATGGGCTGCCATGTCCGGGCGATGCAATACTTCGGCGGAAGAACGGAAACGGTACTCTACGACAACATGAAAACAGTCGTCACCGGTGCCGACGAACAGGGTCATCCCCTATGGAACGAACGATTCGCACGTTTTGCCGCCCACCATGGGTTCCTGCTGCGGCGCTGTGCTCCGTACCGTCCGCGAACCAAGGGTAAAGTTGAAAATGGCGTCGGATATGTGCGCAAGAATTTCTGGCCGCGGGTACGTACGTTTACCGGTTTAGCCGATCTCAATAGTAAGGCTCGTTTGTGGCTCGACACCGTTGCTAATGTCCGTATCCATGGCACCACCCATGAAGCACCGCAGCAACGCCTACTGCATGAGGGCCTGAAAACCTTCAATCTCGTTCCCTTCGATCAAGCGGAGCGGTACCCCCGCAAGGTAGCAGCTGACGCGCTGATCTCCTACGGAGCAAACCGCTATTCGGTGCCTTGGCGGTATGTCGGTCAGGTTGTGGAGGTACAGGATGAGCGTAACGGCCGCATCCGAATTTTTGTACAAGACAAGCTCATCGCCGAACACGACAAGGCTGCCGGACATCGCGAGGTCATCTTCGACAAGAAGCATACCGAAGGCATCCGCGCAGCAGGCGGCAAGCCCGCGCAACTCCCGATGCCGCGCCTCATGCAGCAAGCGCTGCCTGACGTCGTTCAGCGCAACCTGTCGGTCTACGAGCAGTTTCTGGATGAGGCGGTGATGCAATGA
- a CDS encoding SIR2 family protein: protein MKIYDAAILAINELGGAAHPTEVLEVIKKNGWYNFNTANEIGVLTQAIRRHMKGYVGVQASSKKFFEKRGDKYAVLPLEDKNNLPRSVESLPDWKLSREEYINQIRNAFQRDQLSLFLGAGISTSAGFPSWDALLEKLNDAVVRQMNTKRFGGKLSAASVSETDKELMVNLLSKLRDESPIINAFFLESTINSRTALSRYIREALYGRRKRAYTSQTLVWLAKLCNHRGKYRIRSVVTFNYDDLLEKHLVEVPVDHMPVFKEDDEINPNVLPIFHVHGYLPQHENKYDDSEDNLIIFSEQAYHTVYTDAYSWSNITQMHVLKENVCLFIGLSMNDPNMRRILDISSRRNSNKIKHFAFMQRLDLEVEEDQFKELTSGLSPELLNAFLDDFHLSRERSFEKLGIRIVWFEDHDEIPDLLKAIVG from the coding sequence TTGAAGATATATGATGCAGCAATACTAGCTATAAACGAATTAGGTGGAGCTGCCCACCCTACAGAAGTTCTCGAAGTGATTAAAAAAAACGGCTGGTATAACTTCAATACTGCAAATGAAATCGGGGTTCTTACCCAAGCAATTAGACGGCACATGAAAGGTTACGTTGGAGTACAAGCGTCGAGTAAAAAGTTTTTTGAAAAACGCGGAGATAAGTATGCAGTTTTACCACTGGAGGATAAGAACAATCTTCCAAGATCAGTAGAATCTTTGCCGGACTGGAAATTATCAAGGGAAGAATACATTAATCAAATTCGAAATGCGTTTCAACGTGATCAGTTGTCTCTCTTTTTAGGGGCTGGCATTTCCACCTCTGCGGGGTTTCCTAGCTGGGATGCGCTATTGGAGAAACTAAATGATGCTGTTGTTAGACAAATGAACACAAAAAGGTTTGGTGGGAAGTTAAGCGCTGCTTCCGTAAGTGAAACAGATAAAGAGTTAATGGTGAATTTGCTTAGTAAACTCCGAGACGAGTCTCCAATAATTAACGCTTTTTTCTTAGAATCAACAATAAACTCGCGCACCGCATTATCAAGATATATTAGGGAAGCTCTTTATGGGAGACGAAAAAGAGCATATACTTCACAAACACTTGTCTGGCTTGCCAAGCTTTGCAATCATCGTGGAAAGTACCGCATTAGATCAGTAGTCACATTTAATTATGATGATTTGTTGGAAAAGCACTTAGTTGAAGTACCTGTTGATCATATGCCTGTTTTTAAGGAAGATGACGAAATAAACCCAAATGTTCTCCCTATCTTCCATGTCCATGGCTACTTACCGCAACACGAAAATAAGTATGATGATTCGGAAGATAACCTTATTATTTTTAGTGAGCAAGCATATCATACCGTTTACACAGATGCCTATTCATGGTCGAACATTACTCAGATGCATGTATTAAAGGAAAATGTATGTTTATTTATCGGACTTTCTATGAACGATCCCAATATGAGGCGAATTTTAGATATCTCATCAAGAAGAAATTCGAATAAAATAAAACATTTCGCATTTATGCAAAGGCTGGACCTGGAAGTCGAAGAAGATCAATTTAAGGAGTTGACGAGTGGACTGTCCCCTGAATTATTGAATGCATTTCTTGATGATTTTCACCTATCAAGGGAACGGTCATTTGAAAAGTTAGGTATTAGGATAGTTTGGTTCGAAGACCATGATGAAATACCTGATTTATTGAAGGCGATCGTTGGTTGA